The DNA region CTGAATTTCTTTCTGAATCTATAAATTCTCCGCTAGGTCCTTTCTTGATGGCGTTGATATGGTCAAGCTGACTCAAAGTTCCATCACCCTGTTGAAAAGTACTCACAGAACACCTAATTGTTAGCCCTAAATCTCCTGGGTAATCAGTAAAGCCCCCAATACGAGCATTCCTACGGAACCACTGTTCAAACTCCTTCTTGTTTAAGATTTTAACGTGGTTGTCTGCTTTAAAGACTAGCTCGGTATACTCCCACTTTGACATAACAGGCGGCTCCACATTTACATTAAGGGCAATCACAATCAATTGGTCTTTATGTTTCAACTCCTGGCGATAGTCTTGTATCAATGCCTCAGTGATCACCCTACGGTAATCAACGCTGAACATTGACAGATAGAAAACTGCGACTACGCCCAACCAATAACTTGAGGCGGCATAACGACCAAGCTCACCGGACGCAGATAACCTTTGCAGTTCAACCGACCAGCATACGGCGTTCCGGTGCAGCGACTTGTTATGACGCGATGAACGCTGCTTCAATCTCTTCACTCAGCACCATTGATAGTACCAATCTCTTCAGGCAAAACCACAGGAACTTCCGAATTTGTAAATCCAGTGGCATCACGAGTAACGATCGCATCAACACTGTACACTACTGCACAAGCATACTGTACTGCATCTTCAAAATCCTCGAAATCTAATGCAAGAGCTTGTTCTAGCACCTCTAAATCGACTGTACAGATGGTTAAATCGCTTAACACCTGAGTAACTGCATCTTGCGCCACTGCCCTACCTGCTGCCCTACGAACAATGTAGTAAATGTTAGTTATTGTCGTTGCTGCGATAAATCCCTCAATTTCCCCAGCATCAATACGCTCAAATAATCTTGCTGCATTTTCCACAAACGGCTCTCGTTCTTGTAAAAAATCAAGAACAACATTGGTATCAATCAGAACTCGCATTATTGATACTTCTCGGTCAGATAGGTTACATAATCCGCTTGGGCGTTACTTTCCCCTGTGGCTGCCGAAATCTTAGCAACACCTCGCAAACGCGACAGGTTTTTTCGCTTGGGCTTGAGGTTCGCTTCCCGCTTCAACGAGTCTAGAAGAACTTGTACCAACTGCCAGCGATCGCCAGTAGGCAACTGCAATGCCTGATTTTGAATTTCTTGTAACGTCATCAGCCCTTTCCCAGCAACTCTTGCTCTATTGTAAATTGCTGCTGCCGCTATCACCTACAAGCACTACTGGCTCAAGGTGTTATGGTTGACTGACAAAAGTTGCTTAAAAGCTGCTGAACAGCTTGTGGTGCGGTAGTTTCAGAGATCTAAGGAGAGAGAGGGGAGCCAGCGTTCTAAGCTTAGATACCACTCAAAAGCATAGATGTTGTGAACTCCCCTCTCTACAATGCCTTGAACACTTGGCTGGGTCAATCGGTACCCTGGGCGCATCGTGGGCATCTGACGACCTGCCTGTGGATGCTCATCGCCTTACTCCAGCGCGGAGAGGTCAACCTGACGCGGTGGCTGCCCTATGTCCCCTGTCGAGGCGTGCAGGCACAAAGCAAACAACGACTGCTAAGCCGCTGGCTGCACAACAGTCGTCTGAACGTCCATCGCCTGTACAAGCCGCTGATTGAGGCAGCGTTAGCCGATTGGGCTGAGGCGTGTCTGTACCTGAGCTTGGACACCTCGCTGTTCT from Leptodesmis sichuanensis A121 includes:
- a CDS encoding type II toxin-antitoxin system VapC family toxin, with product MRVLIDTNVVLDFLQEREPFVENAARLFERIDAGEIEGFIAATTITNIYYIVRRAAGRAVAQDAVTQVLSDLTICTVDLEVLEQALALDFEDFEDAVQYACAVVYSVDAIVTRDATGFTNSEVPVVLPEEIGTINGAE